From the genome of Nomia melanderi isolate GNS246 chromosome 14, iyNomMela1, whole genome shotgun sequence, one region includes:
- the RpS18 gene encoding ribosomal protein S18 isoform X1: MSLVIPEKFQHILRVMGTNIDGNRKVMFAMTAIKGVGRRYANIVLKKADIDLDKRAGECSEEEVEKIVTIMANPRQYKIPDWFLNRQKDIVDGKYSQLTSSYLDSKLREDLERMKKIRAHRGLRHYWGLRVRGQHTKTTGRRGRTVGVSKKK; this comes from the exons ATG TCGCTCGTAATTCCAGAAAAATTCCAACACATTCTTCGTGTCATGGGCACGAATATTGACGGTAACAGGAAAGTCATGTTCGCTATGACAGCAATTAAGGGTGTAGGTCGTCGTTATGCAAATATTGTTTTGAAAAAGGCTGATATCGACTTAGACAAACGTGCTGGAGAATGTTCCGAGGAAGAA gtAGAGAAAATAGTTACCATCATGGCTAACCCTAGACAATATAAAATCCCTGATTGGTTCTTGAATAGGCAAAAGGATATTGTTGATGGCAAATATTCACAG CTTACCAGCTCTTATTTGGATTCTAAACTACGTGAAGATTTAGAGCGCATGAAGAAGATTCGTGCTCATAGAGGTCTACGTCATTACTGGGGTCTCCGTGTGCGTGGTCAGCACACAAAGACCACCGGTCGTCGTGGACGCACCGTTGGTGTATCGAAAaagaagtaa